A single genomic interval of Brevibacillus brevis harbors:
- a CDS encoding amidase family protein, with product MSVIHETSILEWQTAMTAGTTTSRELTLSFLQRIATYNKQGIRINAICELNPDALAIAESLDRERAVSGSRGSLHGIPVLIKDNIATSDKMHTTAGALALADSFASADAFVVTKLREAGAVILGKTNLTEWANFISNDMPDGYSSRGGQVLNPYGPGVLDVGGSSSGSAAGIAAGFAVVAVGTETSGSILHPAEQNSLVGIKPTVGLISRSGIIPISHSQDTAGPMARTVTDAAILLGALTGIDEKDPVTGKSEGLAHTDYLPFLDADGLRGARIGVVRSRFLAECENEEIALYEAAIEKLKEAGATVVDAVTIPTENAEWDRHVLVHEFKVGVNAYLKTLPASYPIRSLQDVIAFNRAHEEQALLYGQELLEESELTSGTLTEPEYLANRLFDLEMSQKQGLDAVMKEHELDALLYPGSTGYAIPAKAGYPSITVPAGYTSAGKPFGLMLTGLAFQEPTLLRLAYAYEQATRLRVAPNMTKD from the coding sequence ATGTCAGTGATTCATGAAACGAGCATTCTCGAATGGCAAACTGCAATGACAGCTGGAACCACGACTTCGCGGGAATTGACTCTCTCCTTTTTACAGCGGATTGCCACCTACAACAAACAAGGCATCCGAATCAACGCCATTTGTGAGCTAAATCCAGATGCACTAGCGATCGCAGAGTCACTGGATCGAGAACGAGCGGTGTCAGGCAGTCGTGGGTCGCTTCACGGTATCCCTGTATTGATTAAGGATAACATTGCGACATCTGACAAGATGCACACGACGGCTGGAGCTCTAGCTTTAGCTGATTCGTTTGCCTCTGCGGATGCATTCGTCGTTACCAAGCTCCGAGAGGCGGGCGCGGTTATTTTAGGGAAAACCAATCTGACGGAATGGGCTAACTTTATCTCCAATGACATGCCAGATGGCTACAGCTCGCGCGGTGGACAAGTGTTGAACCCATACGGTCCTGGTGTACTCGATGTCGGCGGGTCTAGCTCGGGGTCGGCTGCTGGGATTGCCGCAGGTTTTGCTGTTGTGGCAGTCGGTACGGAGACTTCTGGGTCGATTCTCCATCCAGCAGAACAAAATTCGCTCGTGGGAATCAAACCTACTGTTGGCTTAATCAGCCGTTCGGGTATCATCCCGATTTCCCATAGCCAAGACACAGCCGGACCGATGGCAAGAACCGTGACAGATGCAGCTATTTTGCTTGGCGCGCTTACTGGCATAGATGAAAAGGATCCGGTGACTGGAAAAAGCGAGGGTCTCGCGCATACTGATTACCTCCCCTTCCTCGATGCAGATGGATTGCGGGGTGCGCGCATCGGCGTTGTACGCTCCAGGTTTTTGGCTGAGTGTGAAAACGAAGAAATCGCCTTGTATGAAGCAGCTATTGAAAAGCTCAAAGAGGCTGGCGCAACTGTCGTAGATGCGGTCACCATTCCGACAGAAAATGCCGAGTGGGATAGACATGTTCTCGTACATGAATTCAAGGTTGGGGTAAATGCGTACTTAAAAACGTTACCAGCCTCCTACCCGATCCGCTCCTTACAGGATGTCATTGCTTTTAATCGGGCTCATGAAGAACAAGCCCTGCTATATGGGCAAGAGCTACTGGAAGAATCCGAGCTAACAAGTGGCACACTGACAGAGCCTGAGTATTTGGCGAATCGCCTGTTCGATTTGGAAATGTCACAGAAGCAAGGCCTTGATGCTGTTATGAAGGAGCACGAACTCGATGCCCTCTTGTACCCCGGCAGTACGGGTTATGCTATCCCGGCCAAAGCTGGTTACCCTTCGATTACGGTTCCGGCTGGCTATACTTCTGCGGGCAAGCCATTTGGCCTCATGCTGACCGGTCTGGCATTCCAGGAACCTACTCTTCTTCGCCTGGCCTACGCTTATGAGCAAGCAACTCGACTGCGTGTAGCTCCGAATATGACGAAAGATTAA
- a CDS encoding rhodanese-related sulfurtransferase produces the protein MQVQKPYRILLYYKYTPIENYEEYAAEHLQFCKDNGLKGRIIVAPEGINGTVSGTIEQTDAYMEYVRKDPRFSDMWFKIDESEEHAFKKMFVRPKKELVTWRLEEDVDPNKLVGTYLNPKEWYEMMQEEDVVILDGRNYYEYDLGHFRGAIRPEVDSSREFPEWIRENMSQFKDKKVLTYCTGGIRCEKLTGILLQQGFENVYHLEGGIVTYGKDPEVQGRLWDGKCYVFDERISVPINHTEEDVVIGRCHYCGTVEDRYVNCANPFCNKQHFCCTECETKFKRSCSDECREHPRNRYVEAEEKAKLEAAGSNA, from the coding sequence TTGCAAGTACAAAAACCATATCGCATTTTGTTGTATTACAAGTATACTCCTATTGAAAATTATGAGGAGTACGCAGCCGAGCACTTGCAATTTTGCAAGGATAACGGGCTGAAAGGGCGGATTATCGTAGCGCCGGAAGGCATTAATGGAACCGTATCCGGAACGATTGAGCAAACTGACGCCTACATGGAATATGTGCGAAAAGATCCACGTTTTAGTGATATGTGGTTTAAAATAGATGAGTCGGAAGAACATGCGTTCAAAAAAATGTTTGTACGCCCGAAAAAAGAGTTGGTAACCTGGCGTTTGGAGGAAGATGTTGATCCGAATAAATTAGTCGGAACCTATCTGAATCCAAAAGAATGGTACGAAATGATGCAGGAAGAAGACGTCGTGATCCTTGACGGTCGCAACTACTACGAATACGATTTGGGACATTTCCGTGGTGCGATTCGCCCTGAAGTGGATTCATCCCGTGAGTTCCCTGAGTGGATTCGTGAAAACATGAGCCAGTTCAAGGATAAAAAAGTCCTCACCTACTGCACAGGCGGTATTCGTTGCGAAAAGCTGACAGGTATCTTGCTGCAACAAGGTTTTGAAAATGTGTACCATCTTGAGGGCGGAATTGTCACGTATGGTAAAGATCCAGAAGTCCAAGGGCGCCTGTGGGATGGAAAATGCTACGTGTTTGACGAGCGCATCTCCGTACCGATCAATCATACCGAAGAAGACGTCGTCATTGGCCGTTGCCATTACTGCGGTACTGTCGAAGACCGCTATGTAAACTGCGCCAACCCATTCTGCAACAAGCAGCACTTCTGCTGCACAGAATGTGAGACAAAATTCAAGCGTTCTTGCTCCGATGAATGCCGCGAGCACCCTCGCAACCGTTATGTAGAAGCGGAAGAAAAAGCGAAGCTGGAAGCTGCTGGATCAAACGCATAA
- the dut gene encoding dUTP diphosphatase, translated as MNMANERLVTQVKIKKLHQDAVIPAYARAMDAGFDLVAVEDTLIAPGQSAKVPTGLAFALPEGFELQVRPRSGISAKTKLRLSNAPGTVDAGYRGEVCVLMDNIRIASGKNGKVCLGAGENEVTVEQEVDAHSYLIKKGDRIAQGVIAIVPVAQFEVVDELDETERGAGGFGSSGIKS; from the coding sequence ATGAACATGGCAAATGAGCGCCTGGTTACACAGGTGAAAATTAAAAAGCTCCATCAAGACGCGGTGATCCCAGCGTACGCGAGAGCAATGGACGCGGGCTTTGATCTGGTCGCGGTAGAGGATACATTGATTGCCCCTGGACAATCTGCAAAAGTTCCAACTGGCTTGGCGTTCGCGCTTCCAGAAGGATTTGAATTGCAAGTGCGCCCTCGCTCCGGGATCAGTGCAAAAACAAAGCTGCGTTTGTCCAATGCACCGGGGACTGTTGATGCAGGCTATCGCGGTGAAGTATGCGTACTGATGGATAACATTCGAATCGCATCCGGAAAAAATGGCAAGGTATGTCTGGGCGCTGGCGAAAACGAAGTAACCGTTGAACAAGAAGTCGATGCACATAGCTACTTGATCAAAAAAGGGGATCGAATTGCACAAGGCGTGATTGCAATCGTTCCAGTCGCGCAGTTCGAAGTAGTCGATGAGCTCGACGAGACTGAAAGAGGAGCGGGCGGCTTCGGCAGCAGCGGTATCAAGAGCTAG
- a CDS encoding DUF3846 domain-containing protein, with protein sequence MTTVYIKLPHEHAVVREIAGTDELQELVGGDYEVVEDDHLEGISLVVNEDARGVQANNFPITSDGFLDWVYGPCVFVKADGRSLTADDLSRIDQFLSAKG encoded by the coding sequence TTGACTACGGTATACATAAAGCTTCCGCATGAACATGCAGTTGTTCGAGAAATCGCTGGGACGGATGAACTACAGGAACTGGTGGGTGGTGACTATGAGGTCGTGGAAGATGACCATCTGGAGGGAATCTCCCTCGTAGTGAATGAAGATGCTCGCGGGGTACAAGCGAACAATTTCCCCATCACATCAGACGGTTTTTTAGATTGGGTCTATGGACCTTGCGTATTCGTCAAGGCAGATGGACGTTCGTTGACGGCTGACGACCTTTCGAGAATTGACCAGTTTTTATCCGCCAAAGGATGA
- a CDS encoding NAD(P)/FAD-dependent oxidoreductase, translated as MIFVTGKLYWPETLPTPPLYPSLAEDVKCDVLIIGGGEAGALVSYYLKQHDMDVILVDKRRVSGGSSSANTGLLQICNDKTLTACIHSFGEQKGARFYELTRQAVDELEKISGQLDQSPDYIRRDSLYYASEPADAESLRTEYQLLKKYGFPVTYLERRDIEKRFSFSKEGAIYSKGDAELNPYKFANGVIAHSVKKGMRVYENTEVVHQKVQDGGLLVYTKSGHTIKCRRAVFATGYEAQTMKRNANAVISSSFSIVTNQVEAFPGWPQACLIWETARPYLYIRTCPEGRIIVGGLDEPLNDLQKKDASSLKKRDHLLAKIQELFPQIPMRAEYYWGATFVDTHDGLPLFGEQEGYPHCLFLLGYGGNGTVYSTIGAQIIRDLITKGSHSDADLFAFKRMKYASVTI; from the coding sequence ATGATATTCGTGACCGGAAAATTGTATTGGCCAGAAACATTGCCAACGCCACCCCTCTATCCCTCTCTGGCCGAGGATGTGAAGTGTGATGTCCTGATCATTGGTGGCGGAGAGGCAGGAGCACTCGTTTCCTATTATTTGAAGCAGCATGATATGGACGTCATCCTCGTGGATAAACGGCGGGTGAGTGGGGGCAGCAGCAGCGCTAACACGGGTTTGCTGCAAATATGCAACGATAAAACATTGACAGCCTGTATCCATTCGTTCGGTGAGCAAAAAGGAGCTCGTTTTTACGAATTGACGAGGCAGGCTGTTGATGAATTGGAAAAAATCTCTGGGCAGCTAGACCAATCTCCAGATTACATAAGGCGTGATAGCTTGTATTATGCAAGTGAACCAGCCGATGCGGAGAGCTTGCGGACAGAGTACCAGTTATTGAAGAAGTACGGCTTTCCGGTCACGTATTTGGAGCGACGGGATATAGAGAAGCGATTCTCTTTTTCGAAGGAAGGGGCTATTTATTCCAAGGGAGATGCGGAGCTCAATCCGTACAAATTTGCCAACGGTGTGATCGCCCACTCTGTGAAAAAAGGGATGCGTGTATACGAAAACACGGAAGTTGTGCATCAAAAAGTACAGGATGGAGGGCTTTTGGTCTATACCAAAAGTGGGCACACTATCAAGTGCAGGCGTGCCGTGTTTGCCACTGGCTACGAAGCACAAACCATGAAGCGCAATGCCAACGCCGTGATTTCAAGCTCGTTTTCCATCGTGACCAATCAAGTCGAAGCGTTTCCGGGCTGGCCACAAGCATGTTTAATTTGGGAAACAGCCCGTCCATACTTGTATATCCGTACTTGTCCGGAAGGGAGAATCATCGTCGGAGGACTCGATGAGCCGTTGAACGACTTACAAAAGAAGGATGCTTCCAGTCTGAAGAAGCGGGATCATTTGCTCGCAAAGATTCAAGAGTTATTTCCACAGATTCCAATGCGAGCCGAATATTATTGGGGAGCGACTTTTGTCGATACCCATGACGGACTCCCGCTGTTTGGGGAGCAGGAAGGCTATCCGCACTGCTTGTTCCTACTAGGTTACGGTGGGAACGGAACCGTCTATTCGACCATCGGGGCCCAAATCATCCGTGATCTGATTACAAAAGGAAGTCATTCGGACGCTGATCTTTTTGCTTTTAAACGGATGAAATATGCCAGTGTCACCATCTGA
- a CDS encoding sulfate ABC transporter substrate-binding protein, with amino-acid sequence MAGCSAAAPAETGNGAAGSNSTVELLNVSYDPTREFYQDINKEFALEWQQKTGQTVTIKQSHGGSGKQSRSVIDGLEADVVTLALAYDIDAIAERGLIPADWQKKLSDNSSPYTSTIVFLVRKGNPKQIKDWDDLIKPGIAVITPNPKTSGGARWNYLAAWGYALKTNGGDEAKAQEFVAQLFKNVPVLDSGARGSTTTFVERGIGDVLIAWENEAYLAVNELGKDKFEIVNPSLSILAEPPVTIVDKYADKHKTKEAAEAYLQFLYSKKGQELAAKHYYRPRSQEVLKAHTPAFPDIQLFTIDELFGGWTKAQKTHFADQGVFDQLYKP; translated from the coding sequence ATGGCAGGCTGCTCGGCTGCCGCACCAGCAGAAACAGGTAATGGAGCGGCGGGCAGCAACTCTACGGTAGAGCTGCTCAATGTTTCCTACGATCCGACGCGAGAGTTTTACCAAGATATCAACAAGGAGTTTGCCTTAGAGTGGCAACAAAAGACAGGTCAAACCGTGACGATCAAGCAATCACATGGCGGGTCAGGCAAGCAATCGCGCTCCGTCATTGATGGTTTGGAAGCAGATGTAGTCACCCTTGCCCTCGCTTATGATATTGACGCGATTGCCGAACGCGGTCTGATTCCTGCTGATTGGCAAAAGAAGCTCTCGGACAACAGCTCGCCTTATACCTCCACGATTGTGTTTCTCGTGCGAAAAGGCAATCCGAAGCAAATCAAAGATTGGGATGATTTGATCAAGCCTGGTATCGCCGTGATCACACCGAACCCGAAAACGTCTGGGGGAGCCAGATGGAATTACTTGGCTGCCTGGGGTTATGCTCTGAAGACAAATGGGGGAGATGAAGCGAAGGCACAAGAATTCGTGGCACAATTGTTTAAAAATGTACCCGTCCTCGATTCTGGTGCACGTGGTTCGACCACTACATTTGTCGAACGTGGCATTGGGGATGTACTGATTGCATGGGAAAACGAAGCGTATCTTGCGGTCAATGAACTAGGGAAAGACAAGTTTGAGATTGTGAATCCGTCCTTGAGCATTTTGGCTGAACCGCCTGTCACCATCGTTGACAAATACGCTGACAAGCACAAGACAAAAGAAGCAGCGGAAGCATACCTTCAGTTCCTGTATAGCAAAAAAGGCCAAGAGCTCGCAGCCAAGCACTATTACCGTCCACGTTCACAGGAAGTACTCAAAGCACATACACCCGCATTCCCTGACATCCAATTGTTTACTATCGATGAGTTGTTTGGTGGCTGGACGAAAGCACAAAAGACTCATTTTGCAGATCAAGGCGTCTTCGATCAACTTTATAAACCATAG
- the cysT gene encoding sulfate ABC transporter permease subunit CysT — protein MRKSFRNRGFLPGFGMTMGYTIIYLSLLVLIPLSVLFLKASTMSWEQFIGTIMDTRVLASIRVSIMTSFFAACLNAVFGVLVAWVLVRYQFAGKRIIDGIVDLPFALPTAVGGIALTSIYAENGWIGQYLAEWGIKVAYTPIGIWVALTFIGLPFVVRTVQPVLQDWDLQMEEAAATLGATRWNTFWRVVLPHLLPAIITGFALAFARALGEYGSVVFISGNMPLKTEIVPLLIMTKLEQFDYAGATAIATVMLVISFIMLLIINYLQWKINKFDAAR, from the coding sequence ATGAGAAAATCATTTCGCAACAGAGGGTTCTTGCCTGGCTTTGGCATGACCATGGGGTATACCATCATCTACCTGAGTCTTCTGGTACTAATCCCTCTGTCTGTCTTGTTTTTAAAAGCTTCGACGATGAGTTGGGAGCAATTCATTGGGACGATAATGGATACGAGGGTCCTTGCCTCTATTCGTGTGAGTATTATGACTTCTTTTTTCGCGGCTTGTCTCAATGCAGTGTTTGGTGTCTTGGTGGCTTGGGTATTGGTACGCTATCAGTTTGCGGGGAAGCGGATCATTGACGGCATAGTTGATCTGCCATTTGCTTTACCTACCGCTGTAGGCGGAATTGCCCTGACTTCTATTTACGCTGAGAATGGCTGGATCGGACAGTATCTGGCGGAGTGGGGGATCAAGGTTGCGTACACTCCCATCGGTATATGGGTTGCCCTAACATTCATCGGTCTTCCTTTTGTTGTTAGAACCGTCCAGCCAGTGTTGCAGGATTGGGATTTGCAAATGGAGGAAGCGGCGGCAACGTTGGGCGCTACCCGATGGAATACATTTTGGCGGGTGGTGTTGCCGCATCTGTTACCGGCGATTATTACGGGTTTTGCGCTCGCTTTTGCCAGAGCATTGGGAGAGTATGGCTCCGTCGTGTTCATCTCCGGGAACATGCCGTTGAAAACAGAGATTGTGCCCCTCTTGATTATGACCAAGCTGGAACAGTTTGACTATGCAGGCGCTACGGCAATTGCAACGGTCATGCTAGTGATTTCCTTTATCATGCTTTTGATCATCAACTACTTGCAATGGAAAATCAATAAATTCGATGCGGCCCGTTAG
- the cysW gene encoding sulfate ABC transporter permease subunit CysW gives MKHLTEPAYIRWTLIIVAMLFLGLFLILPLVAVFTEAFRQGAEVFVASITEEETLSAVKLTLLVAAISVPLNVTFGIAAAWAIAKFSFPGKNVLLTLIDLPFAVSPVIAGLIFVLLFGSQGVAAPLLAAWDLKIIFAVPGIVLATTFVTFPFVARELIPVMEAQGRDEEEAAVSLGASGWKTFLRVTLPNVKWGLLYGVILCNARAMGEFGAVSVVSGHIRGMTNTLPLHVEILYNEYQFAAAFAVATLLAALALVTLILKSLIEWKTERQAKLDEEQHYDVTGERAG, from the coding sequence ATGAAGCATTTGACGGAGCCAGCCTATATCCGATGGACACTGATTATCGTGGCCATGCTCTTCCTTGGCTTGTTTTTGATCCTGCCGCTAGTCGCTGTTTTTACAGAAGCATTTCGACAAGGAGCGGAGGTGTTCGTGGCGTCCATTACAGAGGAGGAAACGTTATCCGCTGTCAAGCTCACCTTGCTTGTCGCAGCTATTAGCGTACCGCTGAATGTAACGTTCGGGATCGCGGCTGCATGGGCCATTGCCAAGTTTTCGTTCCCGGGTAAAAATGTGTTGCTTACGTTGATTGACTTGCCATTTGCCGTGTCGCCAGTCATTGCCGGCCTGATTTTTGTCCTCTTGTTTGGGAGTCAAGGTGTGGCAGCGCCCTTACTTGCGGCGTGGGATCTCAAAATTATATTTGCGGTTCCAGGTATCGTGCTCGCGACGACCTTTGTTACCTTTCCGTTCGTCGCTCGTGAACTGATTCCGGTCATGGAAGCGCAGGGAAGAGACGAAGAGGAAGCAGCAGTCTCGCTCGGAGCAAGTGGCTGGAAAACATTTTTACGCGTCACGCTGCCAAACGTAAAATGGGGACTCCTGTACGGAGTCATTTTGTGTAATGCCCGCGCCATGGGTGAATTCGGGGCAGTATCCGTCGTTTCCGGTCATATCCGAGGCATGACCAATACGCTCCCGTTGCATGTGGAGATTCTCTACAACGAATATCAATTCGCTGCTGCCTTTGCGGTAGCCACCTTGCTTGCTGCCTTAGCCTTGGTGACGCTTATTCTGAAAAGCTTGATCGAGTGGAAAACCGAGCGGCAGGCAAAGCTGGATGAGGAACAACACTACGACGTGACAGGAGAGAGAGCCGGATGA
- a CDS encoding sulfate/molybdate ABC transporter ATP-binding protein → MSIEVVNITKSYKSFTALKNVNLHIPEGELVALLGPSGSGKTTLLRLIAGLEQPQEGSILFHGEDNTNRDVRERQVGFVFQHYALFRHMNIFDNIAFGLSVRSRKTRPSKEEISEKVHSLLKLVQLEGLAHRYPSQLSGGQRQRVALARALAVEPKFLLLDEPFGALDTKVRQELRRWLRHLHGKLGLTILFVTHDQEEAMELADQVVVMNEGRVEQVGSPEEIYHHPANPFVYSFLGRVNLFHGRIQNGKIKLGEAEFETDWKDKGVEAPAVGYMRPHDVEISLRPPEGKSARSVQAEINHISLLGPIVRLDLKRLDTEEVFEAEMSRQRFMELNVEEESIVYVTLHNVSIYVDSQPVQTHRPARVPLQASV, encoded by the coding sequence ATGAGTATCGAGGTAGTGAACATTACGAAGTCATATAAAAGCTTTACGGCGCTGAAAAATGTGAATCTGCATATCCCGGAAGGCGAACTCGTAGCGCTTCTCGGGCCTTCCGGATCGGGAAAGACGACGCTTTTGCGTCTCATCGCTGGACTGGAGCAACCGCAGGAGGGGAGCATTCTCTTTCACGGAGAGGATAATACGAACCGCGACGTGCGCGAGCGGCAGGTTGGATTTGTTTTTCAACATTACGCCTTGTTTCGGCATATGAACATCTTTGACAACATTGCGTTTGGATTGTCCGTTCGCTCCCGCAAAACACGACCGAGCAAGGAAGAAATCAGTGAAAAGGTTCATTCGCTGTTAAAACTCGTGCAGCTAGAAGGTCTCGCACATCGCTATCCCTCACAGCTATCTGGTGGGCAGCGCCAGCGTGTTGCATTGGCGAGGGCGTTGGCAGTGGAACCAAAATTTTTGCTGCTGGATGAACCATTTGGCGCTTTGGATACGAAAGTGAGACAGGAGCTGCGTCGTTGGCTCCGTCATCTACACGGGAAGCTCGGGCTGACGATTTTGTTCGTCACACACGATCAGGAGGAAGCAATGGAATTGGCGGATCAGGTTGTTGTGATGAATGAAGGGCGAGTGGAGCAGGTAGGATCGCCCGAAGAAATTTATCATCATCCGGCGAATCCGTTTGTGTATAGCTTTCTGGGGCGAGTCAATCTGTTTCACGGACGAATCCAAAATGGCAAAATCAAGCTTGGTGAGGCAGAGTTCGAGACGGATTGGAAGGATAAAGGCGTGGAGGCTCCCGCTGTCGGATACATGCGTCCACATGATGTAGAGATATCGTTGCGACCGCCTGAGGGGAAGTCTGCCAGATCTGTTCAGGCCGAGATTAACCATATTTCGCTCTTGGGCCCAATTGTTCGCCTTGACCTGAAGCGTTTGGACACGGAGGAGGTGTTTGAGGCAGAGATGAGCAGGCAGCGCTTTATGGAGTTGAACGTAGAAGAGGAGAGCATTGTGTATGTGACATTGCACAATGTATCGATCTATGTGGATTCACAGCCGGTACAGACACATCGCCCTGCACGCGTTCCGTTGCAGGCCAGTGTTTGA
- a CDS encoding ABC-F family ATP-binding cassette domain-containing protein, with amino-acid sequence MISTQNVTLRYGKRALFEDVSIKFTPGNCYGLIGANGAGKSTFVKILSGEIEPTSGHVSVTPGERIAVLKQNHFEFDEYEVLKTVIMGHKRLFEIMEEKTALYMKEDFSEEDGNRASQLEGEFEELNGWMAEADAASLLIGLGIPTDLHDKQMKDLSGTEKVRVLLAQALFGNPHILLLDEPTNHLDIESIRWLENFLADYENTVIVVSHDRHFLNKVCTHIADIDFGKIQMYVGNYDFWYESSQLALKMVRDQNKKKEEKMKELQEFIARFSANASKSKQATSRKKLLEKITLEDIRPSSRKYPFINFKPEREAGKNLVAIEGLSKTIEGEKLFENLHLTINKGDKVAFVGPNELAKTTFFQILMGEVQPDSGSFEWGVTTSQAYFPKDNAEYFNSDLSLVDWLRQYSKDQDETFIRGFLGRMLFSGDEALKKSNVLSGGEKVRCMLSKMMLASANVLIMDEPTNHLDLESITALNNGLIEFDGTLLFVSHDHQFVQTIANRVIEFTPKGVIDKMITYDEYLESDEIKRLRDEHYA; translated from the coding sequence ATGATAAGCACTCAGAACGTGACGCTGCGCTACGGCAAGCGCGCACTGTTTGAAGATGTATCCATTAAGTTTACCCCGGGTAACTGTTACGGCCTCATCGGTGCGAACGGTGCAGGGAAGTCTACCTTCGTGAAGATCCTCTCCGGAGAGATCGAGCCGACGAGCGGTCACGTTTCGGTGACACCGGGCGAGCGTATCGCTGTATTAAAGCAGAACCACTTTGAATTCGACGAGTACGAAGTGTTAAAAACGGTAATTATGGGCCACAAGCGCCTGTTCGAGATCATGGAAGAGAAGACCGCTCTTTACATGAAAGAAGATTTCTCTGAGGAAGACGGCAATCGCGCGTCCCAATTGGAGGGAGAATTCGAAGAGCTGAACGGCTGGATGGCCGAAGCAGATGCAGCTAGCTTGCTGATCGGCCTCGGTATCCCGACAGACCTGCACGACAAGCAGATGAAGGACCTCTCTGGTACGGAGAAGGTACGTGTTCTGTTGGCGCAAGCACTGTTCGGTAATCCACACATCCTGCTCTTGGATGAGCCGACGAACCACTTGGACATCGAGTCGATTCGTTGGTTGGAAAACTTCCTGGCGGATTATGAAAACACCGTCATCGTTGTATCCCATGACCGTCACTTCCTGAACAAGGTGTGTACGCACATTGCGGATATTGACTTTGGCAAAATCCAAATGTACGTGGGTAACTACGACTTCTGGTACGAATCCAGCCAACTGGCGCTGAAAATGGTTCGTGATCAGAATAAGAAGAAAGAAGAAAAAATGAAGGAACTGCAAGAGTTTATTGCGCGTTTCTCTGCGAATGCTTCCAAGTCCAAGCAGGCGACTTCGCGTAAAAAGCTGTTGGAGAAAATTACGTTGGAGGACATTCGTCCTTCCAGCCGTAAGTATCCGTTCATTAACTTCAAGCCAGAGCGTGAAGCGGGTAAAAACCTCGTAGCCATCGAAGGCTTGAGCAAGACAATTGAAGGCGAGAAACTGTTTGAAAACCTTCACCTCACCATCAACAAAGGGGACAAAGTTGCGTTTGTCGGACCAAATGAGCTGGCGAAAACAACCTTCTTCCAAATTTTGATGGGGGAAGTTCAGCCTGATAGCGGTTCTTTCGAATGGGGCGTTACGACTTCCCAAGCGTACTTCCCAAAAGACAATGCGGAGTACTTTAACTCCGATTTGAGCCTGGTTGACTGGCTGCGCCAATACTCCAAAGATCAAGACGAGACATTCATTCGTGGATTCCTCGGTCGCATGCTGTTCTCTGGAGATGAAGCGCTGAAAAAGTCAAACGTATTGTCCGGGGGAGAAAAAGTCCGTTGCATGCTGTCCAAGATGATGCTGGCGAGTGCCAACGTATTGATCATGGACGAACCGACGAACCACTTGGATTTGGAATCCATTACTGCATTGAACAACGGCTTGATTGAGTTCGACGGTACACTTCTGTTCGTATCTCATGACCACCAGTTCGTTCAAACCATTGCGAACCGGGTCATTGAGTTCACGCCGAAGGGTGTCATTGATAAAATGATCACGTATGACGAGTACCTGGAGAGCGATGAAATCAAACGCCTGCGTGACGAGCATTACGCGTAA